One Candidatus Bathyarchaeota archaeon DNA window includes the following coding sequences:
- a CDS encoding metallophosphoesterase, whose amino-acid sequence MLLIVLSDFHGSLNLLDDFISRMSKFEPDLFVFCGDVMYGHKRGDEWLSAKKEKRTADKNLPEIKKEIEQDIEKLRIFYRRLGKIGSKIVAIPGNMDAPKEIVSDCYNILNDEFENLHFIHEKALKIGDYTFIGYGGGIQRKKEEFFVYDTSEEDIGKRLEPLFQKTQNERIILVTHTPPLADRVDLHGEKHRGSKYLTDIIDKYQPYLVLCGHAHEARTMEVIGKSTIINPGAFKDGNFVFVLINGEIKVIFESLD is encoded by the coding sequence ATGCTTCTTATCGTTTTATCTGATTTTCACGGTTCATTGAATTTGTTAGATGATTTCATATCGAGAATGAGTAAGTTTGAACCGGATTTATTCGTTTTTTGTGGAGATGTGATGTATGGACACAAAAGAGGGGATGAATGGCTATCAGCTAAAAAAGAAAAACGAACTGCTGACAAAAACTTACCAGAAATTAAGAAAGAAATAGAGCAAGATATTGAAAAGCTAAGGATTTTCTATAGGAGACTTGGCAAGATTGGATCTAAAATTGTGGCGATCCCAGGCAATATGGATGCACCAAAAGAGATTGTTTCAGATTGCTATAATATTCTAAACGATGAATTTGAGAATCTGCATTTTATTCATGAAAAAGCGCTTAAAATCGGAGATTATACGTTCATAGGGTATGGTGGTGGAATTCAGAGAAAAAAAGAGGAATTTTTTGTATATGACACATCTGAGGAGGATATAGGAAAGAGATTAGAACCGCTTTTCCAGAAAACTCAAAATGAGAGGATAATTCTGGTTACACATACGCCGCCATTGGCTGATCGAGTAGACTTGCATGGAGAAAAACATAGAGGGTCGAAATATCTTACAGATATTATCGATAAGTACCAGCCTTATTTGGTATTATGCGGCCACGCTCATGAGGCTAGAACAATGGAGGTTATTGGAAAATCAACAATAATTAATCCTGGTGCCTTTAAGGATGGAAATTTTGTTTTTGTTTTGATCAATGGAGAAATTAAGGTTATTTTTGAATCCTTGGATTAA